From a region of the Dickeya poaceiphila genome:
- a CDS encoding MafI family immunity protein translates to MFANRIRNFGKAFEGRLEPFLLEGALDYINFNEEPLAFEILCEHICEYEVQLSQTEYDEAIALAKHMGLDVLDEPYKHLAGLIV, encoded by the coding sequence ATGTTTGCTAATCGAATAAGGAATTTTGGAAAGGCATTTGAAGGTAGATTAGAGCCTTTTCTACTTGAAGGTGCTTTGGACTATATAAACTTTAACGAAGAACCATTAGCCTTTGAAATCTTATGCGAACATATTTGTGAGTATGAAGTACAGCTTAGCCAAACTGAATATGATGAAGCTATAGCATTGGCTAAACATATGGGGTTGGATGTATTGGATGAACCCTACAAGCACTTAGCTGGCTTGATTGTATAA